One Vespa velutina chromosome 19, iVesVel2.1, whole genome shotgun sequence DNA segment encodes these proteins:
- the LOC124955920 gene encoding ras GTPase-activating protein-binding protein 2 has translation MVMEASPSPQSVGREFVRQYYTLLNQAPAHLHRFYNQHSSFVHGGLDSNRESTPAIGQKQIHQKIQQLNFRDCHAKISQVDSQLTLENGVVVQVSGELSNAGQPMRRFTQTFVLAIQAPKKYYVHNDIFRYQDLIFPDEEETDVSGMEGGMNETTERDAEEGGPSEPDEDEHQNQGQPLTGSAPTAEPQSQPTIIPTQQPQLQQQQIYYTQPPQPLVHPVMQQVLNGSVHEETTLINQQQPQPQQQQQQQQPPPPPPVQQQQQHQYVAETAAQTQFVQEAETDTATEQQTSAEEEPQVQSEETQEQTDTETFTPSAQETEPEHQVSNTNVSSSGPKTYANLVKSFPSSTATPSPQVPKISMSPPPMTNLRLDDRSPLHPTGSGATLSGMNVATSQPQTHRTNSNQQPQQQPQHQQQRASRGGLVQRDGERRGGARPCQYSDAHQLFLGNLPHNASEHDLRQLFERYGRVADLRVHSKSSDRCKGPLGSNNAAKVPNYGFITFEDQLVVTKVLNSLPIFYPDEHGQKLNVEEKKTKPRMSMDGSGGRLNSGDGNMRPMGGQQQQQQQQQRGPGGPGGVMRGGQHGARGGRGGFSRGGDGGRGGGGMRQPGNPSNASYQNRR, from the exons atggtcATGGAGGCATCCCCCTCGCCGCAAAGTGTCGGACGCGAGTTTGTCCGACAATATTATACTTTGCTCAATCAAGCTCCAGCACATCTTCATAG GTTCTATAATCAACATTCTTCTTTTGTACATGGTGGGTTAGATTCTAATAGAGAATCGACACCTGCTATTGGTCAAAAACAAATACATCAAAAGATTCAACAACTCAATTTTCGTGATTGCCATGCAAAGATAAGTCAAGTTGATTCACAACTGACTCTTGAAAATGGAGTTGTTGTGCAg gtaTCTGGCGAATTATCTAATGCTGGACAACCGATGCGCCGCTTCACTCAAACTTTTGTGTTGGCCATCCAAGCACCAAAAAAGTATTATGTACACAATGACATTTTCCGTTATCAAGATTTGATTTTTCctgatgaagaagaaacggATGTAAGTGGGATGGAAGGAGGTATGAATGAGACCACTGAAAGAGATGCGGAAGAAGGTGGTCCTTCTGAACCAGACGAAGATGAACATCAAAATCAAGGACAGCCACTTACAGGCTCTGCACCAACTGCCGAACCTCAAAGTCAACCCACTATTATTCCTACGCAACAACCCCAACTTCAACAACAACAGATCTATTATACACAACCACCGCAGCCATTG GTACATCCTGTGATGCAACAAGTTTTAAACGGATCCGTTCATGAGGAAACTACTTTGATTAATCAACAACAGCCTCAGCctcaacagcaacaacaacaacaacaacctccaccaccacctcccgtacaacagcaacaacaacatcaaTATGTTGCTGAGACAGCAGCACAGACTCAGTTCGTTCAAGAAGCAGAAACAGATACAGCGACGGAACAGCAAACGTCGGCGGAGGAAGAACCGCAAGTACAATCAGAAGAAACTCAGGAACAAACGGACACTGAGACGTTTACACCATCTGCACAAGAAACTGAACCTGAACATCAAGTATCTAATACGAATGTTAGCAGTAGCGGGCCTAAGACTTATGCTAATTTGGTAAAATCTTTTCCAAGTTCCACCGCTACTCCTAGCCCTCAGGTTCCGAAGATATCTATGTCCCCT ccaCCAATGACGAATTTGAGGTTAGACGATAGATCACCGTTACATCCTACAGGTAGTGGAGCTACATTATCAGGAATGAACGTGGCTACGTCTCAACCACAAACTCATAGAACAAATAGCAATCAACAACCTCAACAACAACCACAGCATCAACAACAAAGAGCCTCAAGAGGTGGTCTTGTTCAACGAG ATGGAGAAAGACGTGGAGGAGCAAGACCGTGTCAATACAGTGACGCTCATCAACTATTTCTTGGAAATTTGCCACACAATGCGTCCGAACACGATTTGCGTCAATTATTTGAACGGTATGGCAGAGTGGCGGATTTACGTGTACACAGTAAATCCAGTGACAGATGCAAAGGTCCATTGGGTAGTAACAATGCTGCGAAAGTACCGAATTATGGATTTATTACTTTTGAGGATCAATTAGTTGTTACGAAAGTGTTAAACTCTTTG CCTATATTTTATCCTGATGAGCATGGACAAAAGTTGAAcgtggaagaaaagaaaactaagcCTAGGATGTCAATGGATGGTAGTGGAGGAAGATTGAATTCTGGTGACGGTAATATGCGACCAATGGGaggacaacaacaacaacagcaacaacagcaacgtGGACCAG GTGGACCAGGAGGAGTGATGAGGGGTGGTCAACATGGAGCAAGAGGTGGCCGCGGTGGCTTTTCAAGAGGAGGAGATGGTGGTAGGGGAGGTGGTGGAATGAGACAACCTGGTAATCCAAGCAACGCCAGTTATCAAAATCGTCGCTAA